The Pedobacter frigiditerrae genomic sequence TTGTTGATTTTGACCAATATAGAATTGAGCAAGCAGAATGGTTGAAGCAAGAAATTAGTTCAAAAGAATTTAGAAAAGCACCATTTAGAGTTGTATTGATGCACATTCCTCCTCGTTTTTCTGGAGATGCACATGGACCAAAACATTGTACGGAGGTTTTTGAACCATTATTAAATGCAGGAAAAGTAGATTTAGTTTTAAGTGGGCATACTCACAAATATATGGTTCATCAACCCAACAAAGAAGCTAATCATTATCCGCTAATAATTGGTGGAGGGCCGAAAGAAGGTACGAGAACATTAACAAAAATTATAGTAAATGATAGGGAGCTAAAAATAAGTATGCGTGATGATAGCGGAAAAGAAGTTGGAAATTATACCGCTAGAAGGAAATAACGTAAACAAAAAAAGTCCCGATAAATCGGGACTTTTTATTATAATTTAAGTTGCTAATTAAGCGCCTAATTGTACTCTTTTGAAAGCTGTTACTGTTAATCCTTTAGCAGTATTGTCTAAGAATTTACGAACATCTACCGAACCGTCTTTAACAAACTCTTGGTTTAATAAAGTGCTGTCTTTGTAGAATTTATTCAATTTACCAGCAGCGATTTTTTCAACCATTTCTTCCGGTTTACCTTCTTGACGAATAACATCTTTAGCGATTTCAATCTCACGCTCAATAGTAGCAGGGTCAACACCGTCTTTATCAACAGCAACTGGGTTCATTGCAGCAATTTGCATTGCAACATCTTTACCAGCTTCAGTAATATCTACGCCATTTGCACCTTCAAATACTACTAAAACGCCCATTTTGCCGTTTGAGTGAGTGTAAGAAACAATTTTCTCACCAGAAACATTTGCATATTCTTGGATAACGATTTTCTCACCGATTTTACCAGTTAATTCAGTAATAGTTTCAGCAACTGTACGTCCGTCTTCT encodes the following:
- the tsf gene encoding translation elongation factor Ts, whose product is MSTVQITAADVNKLRQQTGAGMMDCKKALVEANGDFEAAVDLLRKKGQKVSAARSGNATSEGQVLISVSADGTNGKLVALACETEPVSKVEDFRNLGQAVLAAAVANNPATAEELSAITLEDGRTVAETITELTGKIGEKIVIQEYANVSGEKIVSYTHSNGKMGVLVVFEGANGVDITEAGKDVAMQIAAMNPVAVDKDGVDPATIEREIEIAKDVIRQEGKPEEMVEKIAAGKLNKFYKDSTLLNQEFVKDGSVDVRKFLDNTAKGLTVTAFKRVQLGA